In Mus caroli chromosome 9, CAROLI_EIJ_v1.1, whole genome shotgun sequence, a single window of DNA contains:
- the Spata19 gene encoding spermatogenesis-associated protein 19, mitochondrial, whose amino-acid sequence MIITTWIMYIFARKTVGLPFPPRVNSDIEVEESEAVSVVQHWLNKTEEEASRSIREKMSINDSPTHGHDIHVTRDLVKHHLSKSDMLTDPSQEVLEERTRIQFIRWSHTRIFQVPSEMMDDVMQERIDQVRRSVSHLMCDSYNDPSFRTSCSEC is encoded by the exons ATGATCATTACAACATGGATTATGTACATCTTTGCCCGGAAAACTGTAGGGCTACCCTTCCCACCAAGGGTGAACTCG GACATTGAAGTTGAAGAAAGCGAGGCTGTATCCGTTGTGCAGCACTGGTTGAACAAA ACGGAAGAAGAGGCTTCTCGGAGCATAAGGGAGAAGATGTCCATCAACGACTCTCCCACCCATGGACATGACATTCATGTGACCAGAGATTTG GTGAAACACCATCTCTCAAAGTCTGATATGTTAACAGACCCGAGTCAAGAAGTCCTGGAGGAAAGAACGAGGATCCAGTTTATAAGATGGAG CCACACCCGTATCTTCCAAGTGCCAAGTGAAATGATGGATGACGTCATGCAGGAACGGATAGATCAAGTGAGACGAAG TGTATCTCATCTCATGTGTGACTCGTACAATGATCCAAGCTTCAGGACTTCTTGCTCAGAATGCTAA